A single window of Oncorhynchus tshawytscha isolate Ot180627B unplaced genomic scaffold, Otsh_v2.0 Un_contig_3121_pilon_pilon, whole genome shotgun sequence DNA harbors:
- the LOC112239216 gene encoding protein Tob1 translates to MQLEIQVALNFVISYLYNKLPRRRVNIFGEELERQLKGKYEGHWYPDKPYKGSGFRCIHVGEKVDPVVEKAAKESGLDIEDVRHNLPQDLSVWIDPFEVSYQIGEKGPVKVLYVDDSNESSPSGLELDKEIKNSFNPEAQVFMPISEPVVGPSPTSSSPSPPFGHSAAVSPTFMPRSNQPLTFTTATFAATKFGSTKMKSSSRNNQNGNGGQGGQGQKVARTSPTNLGLNVNTLLKQKAISTSMHSLYGLGLGQQQASALSPNAKEFVFPNLQGQGSPSALFPGDSSLSLSPLQYSNAFDMFAAYGGLNDKSLMDGLNFSLNNMQYSNQQFQPVMAN, encoded by the coding sequence ATGCAGCTTGAAATCCAAGTAGCCCTCAACTTCGTCATCTCCTACCTTTACAACAAGCTGCCGCGGCGACGGGTCAACATCTTCGGCGAGGAGCTTGAGAGGCAGCTCAAGGGGAAGTATGAGGGCCACTGGTACCCAGACAAGCCATACAAGGGCTCTGGATTCAGGTGCATCCACGTAGGGGAGAAGGTGGACCCGGTGGTAGAGAAGGCAGCCAAAGAGAGTGGCCTGGACATTGAGGATGTGCGCCACAATCTGCCTCAGGACCTCAGTGTGTGGATCGACCCCTTCGAGGTATCCTACCAGATCGGGGAGAAGGGGCCCGTCAAGGTGCTGTACGTGGACGACAGCAATGAGAGCAGCCCCAGTGGTCTGGAGCTGGACAAGGAGATCAAGAACAGTTTCAACCCTGAGGCCCAGGTCTTCATGCCCATCAGCGAGCCTGTGGTGGGCCCCTCTCCGACTTCCAGCTCGCCCTCGCCTCCCTTCGGCCACTCGGCTGCTGTCAGCCCCACCTTCATGCCACGCTCCAACCAGCCTTTAACCTTCACCACCGCCACCTTCGCCGCCACCAAATTCGGCTCCACCAAAATGAAGAGCAGCAGCCGCAACAACCAGAACGGCAACGGTGGCCAAGGCGGGCAGGGCCAGAAGGTGGCCCGCACCTCGCCCACCAACCTGGGCCTGAATGTGAACACGCTGCTGAAGCAGAAAGCCATCTCCACCTCCATGCACTCTCTGTACGGGTTGGGCCTGGGCCAGCAGCAggcctcagccctcagccccaacGCCAAGGAGTTTGTGTTCCCCAACCTCCAGGGTCAGGGGAGCCCGAGTGCCCTATTCCCCGGTGACAGCTCCCTCAGCCTCAGCCCGCTGCAGTACAGCAATGCCTTTGACATGTTTGCGGCCTACGGAGGTCTCAACGACAAGTCCCTTATGGACGGCTTGAATTTCAGTTTGAACAACATGCAGTATTCGAACCAGCAATTCCAGCCAGTGATGGCCAATTAG